DNA sequence from the Candidatus Hydrogenedentota bacterium genome:
TTCGCCCGGCGCGGAGACCGGGCGCTACAGAACTTTCGCCACGGGCTGATAGCCAACTGCTTGCTGTTTAGTCGCCTCTCCGCGTGTCGCCCGGCGCGGAGACCGGGCGCTACAGAACTTTCGCCACGGGCTGATAGCCAACTGCTTGCTGTTTAGTCGCCTCTCCGCGTTTCGCCCGGCGCGGAGACCGGGCGCTACAGGACTTTCGCCACGGGCTGATAGCCAACTGCTTGCTGTTTGGCCATTTATAATGATTCGAGCCTTTCGTGATTTGTAATAGGACCGCGATCATCCGGTACACTATGTAGAGCGATGCAAGCGAGGAATGGTACCCTGTTTGCGCTCGTCGCACCGACGACCGGGAAGGGCCAAGGGCAGTCCATATGCCGCGGCCGGAGGATGGAAGTAATGCGTCTCTATCTCGTGGCGGCATGCGCCATTCTGGCCGTAATTTCCGCCGCGAACGCTGCTGACGAATGTTCCGGTTGTTCCAAGGAGCCCCAGTTTCCCGAAGCGCAATCCCTTCTCGAATCTCATGGCTATTCGCGTTCGGAGTATTCCGTTCTCATGTCGTGGAGCGAGCGCACGCACGACGGCAGCGACCGCTTTGTTACAGGATTTCACGTCAAGGGGCCGGATGGGGCGACCTTCGATTTATACAGCGACGGCGACGACAGGGTCTTTTCGAAAGAGGACGTTAAGGCGCTCGGTATCCGGGAAAAGAAGTGGGACCTGCCGCCCGTAGAAAAATTTGGGGAGGCGCCGCCTGCGGTGGCGCGGCTACTACCTGAGAAGCCTGTCCCGACCGGTGTCAGCAAATCGATTGAGCCGCGTGGAGGCGCGGTCCTGCCGGAAATCGATTGGGCGCGTGTATCGCGTGAGGACGCGGAGAGCGAAAGCTTGGGGAAACCGACGCGCATCGGCGTACTGCTTGATCTGGCCGCGCCCGCAGTCGTGCTTGGGGACAATGTCTCGACAGGCGAGTGGTCCCCGGTTGACGGCGGCGGCTCGTTGTGGTCTATCGAGATACTGTCGCCCGACGCGCTCGGCATGCGGGTGCATTTCTCCGAGATCGAGTTGCCGTTGGGAGCGCGCGTGGTGGTCTACAACGGGTACGACGCGAACGAAGCGTACGGCCCGTATTTCGGCCCGCCACCCGGCGAGACCGACCTGTGGAGCGCAACCGTATTCACGGAACTGGTCGTTGTGGAATGCTTTGTGCCGGCAAGCGCGGATCGCAACGCGGTGCGACTCACGATAGATCGCGCGACGCACAACTACGTCCCGTTCGGCAAACTGGCGATGGCGAAAGGCGCGGGTGCGTGCGAGTTGGACGTTTCGTGTTATTCGTCGTGGGCGTCTACTTCCGCGGGAGTGGGAGGAATCGGGAGCGTCGGCCAATCCGGCAGCCTATGGTGTACCGGAAGCCTTCTTGCCGACACCGATTCGTCGACGACAATTCCTTATTTCCTCACTGCGAACCACTGCGTTGGTTCGCAGAGTTCCGCTTCCAGCATAGAAGTGTATTGGCTTTACCAGACGAGTTCGTGCAACGGGTCGGCGCCCAATCCATCGAGCGTGCCACGTACGACCGGCGGCGCGCAATTGCTCGCGACGACAAATGTTAATAGCGGTACCGACTTTGTGTTGCTC
Encoded proteins:
- a CDS encoding trypsin-like peptidase domain-containing protein encodes the protein MRLYLVAACAILAVISAANAADECSGCSKEPQFPEAQSLLESHGYSRSEYSVLMSWSERTHDGSDRFVTGFHVKGPDGATFDLYSDGDDRVFSKEDVKALGIREKKWDLPPVEKFGEAPPAVARLLPEKPVPTGVSKSIEPRGGAVLPEIDWARVSREDAESESLGKPTRIGVLLDLAAPAVVLGDNVSTGEWSPVDGGGSLWSIEILSPDALGMRVHFSEIELPLGARVVVYNGYDANEAYGPYFGPPPGETDLWSATVFTELVVVECFVPASADRNAVRLTIDRATHNYVPFGKLAMAKGAGACELDVSCYSSWASTSAGVGGIGSVGQSGSLWCTGSLLADTDSSTTIPYFLTANHCVGSQSSASSIEVYWLYQTSSCNGSAPNPSSVPRTTGGAQLLATTNVNSGTDFVLLRLNNNASSGASYLGWASAEAGIGTPTVCIHHPSGDYKRISFGDITNVAESLLDSHPRSRFHQSTWRVNLGVTEPGSSGSPLFIESTQQVIGQLWGGPSYCGVPASGRLDYYGRFDVSFPLIEQYLDPDTTISGGIEVTRPEAGISWAKGRERKIKWTSTGNIGAKVRIDLYQGGAFVMNLKGQTNNDGRWKWAIPLSLSPAANYFVRVSSVADDTIFDNSDNFEIRN